GAATAGTTCAGGCTTTTTCAATCCTAATTTGGACACACGTGTCAGCGGGTATAAGATGAAAAATATGGAAATAAGGGTATTTAACAACATAACTTAAGAAATAACCGGAGGCAGAAATGAAAGTTGTAAAATTCGGGATAGTTGGTTTAGGCCTAATGGGCCGCGAGTTAGCAAGCGCAATGGCAAGATGGTGCCATTTGCCTGGGATGGAAGTAAAGCTTGAACTTGTTGCAATCTGCGGCAAGCCCAAGTCGCCTGAAATTGAAAAGTGGTTTACTGATAATTTCTCTTCAATAAAACAGGTTACTGACGATTACAGGGCTATCTGCGCCAACAAAGACATTGAAGCGGTTTACTGCGCTGTGCCGCATAACCTGCATGAGGAAATTTATTGCGCGTTAATCGAGTCAGGCAAACATTTACTCGGAGAAAAACCGTTTGGAATTGACAAGAATGCGAACGATAAAATATTATCCTGCATTAAAAAACATCCCGGAGTTTTCGTACGCTGTTCTTCAGAGTTTCCTTTTTACCCTGCGGTACAGCGGATTTGCGGCATGATTGAAAAAAATGCTTTTGGAGCCATAATAGAAGTTAATGCGGGTTTTCTGCATTCAAGCGATATTAATCCCGATAAACCCATAAACTGGAAAAGAATGATTGAATACAACGGTGAATACGGCTGTATGGGAGATTTGGGCATGCATGTTTGCCACGTGCCGTTTCGCGCAGGATGGATACCCGGTAATACGCGCGCAGTTTTATCAAAAATTGTAAAAGAACGCCCTGACGGCAAAGGCGGCCGGGTGCCTTGTAAGACATGGGATAATGCTGTGTTAATGTGTGAAGTAACAGACCCCTTAACGAAAGAAAAATTTCCCATGACTCTTAAAACTTACCGAATCGCTCCGGGTGAAAAAAATACATGGTATATAGAAATTATCGGGACAAAAGCTTCTGTAAGATTTTCTACTAAAAATCCAAAATTATTGCAGTACTGGGATTATGAAGTT
This genomic window from Elusimicrobiota bacterium contains:
- a CDS encoding Gfo/Idh/MocA family oxidoreductase, with translation MKVVKFGIVGLGLMGRELASAMARWCHLPGMEVKLELVAICGKPKSPEIEKWFTDNFSSIKQVTDDYRAICANKDIEAVYCAVPHNLHEEIYCALIESGKHLLGEKPFGIDKNANDKILSCIKKHPGVFVRCSSEFPFYPAVQRICGMIEKNAFGAIIEVNAGFLHSSDINPDKPINWKRMIEYNGEYGCMGDLGMHVCHVPFRAGWIPGNTRAVLSKIVKERPDGKGGRVPCKTWDNAVLMCEVTDPLTKEKFPMTLKTYRIAPGEKNTWYIEIIGTKASVRFSTKNPKLLQYWDYEVNAQNWQNIDTGQETAFKSITGEIFEFGFSDAILQMEAAFLYELVNKRPLKKFAGCVTPEETAISHRLFTAALKSQEETTVINI